A stretch of the Bradyrhizobium sp. CCBAU 53351 genome encodes the following:
- a CDS encoding undecaprenyl-phosphate glucose phosphotransferase, whose translation MAVATYGSENAHTLSSTRGSALQRPFQIVVMAADFLLILLSYAAGASLYGAAVASPNDGASVGAGLFVGVVFVAVAYFRDVYATHRLLNIVWQLRKAVFIWLTSLTILAVAAFLLKSTDNLSRGTVIVFAVIGGLGLISLRFVWQAVFGTSFARSRLVDRKVILLSLKPLDFTSSRFKDLRRNGFDVMRHFVLGDDRDDGHWERQIRDVIRQSRSADVDEYLLAIDWNELPMLRKLGPYLRAVPQPIRLLPDDPVADLVARPFLPVSGTVAVEIQRPPLTILERLQKRCFDIGVALFALVMLTPLLLTVAVLIKLDSPGAVIFRQSRRGFNGRPFEIWKFRSMTVCENGETIAQATKRDARVTKIGRFLRMTSIDELPQLWNVLRGDMSLVGPRPHALAHDNYYDELISKYVYRHHMKPGLTGWAQVNGFRGETPTIDLMEKRVEYDVWYVSNWSIWLDLKIMARTASAVMFQEAY comes from the coding sequence ATGGCTGTTGCAACTTATGGTTCTGAAAACGCTCACACGCTGTCGTCGACGCGCGGTAGTGCTCTTCAGAGGCCATTTCAGATCGTCGTCATGGCGGCTGACTTTCTGCTGATCTTGTTGAGCTATGCCGCCGGGGCCTCGCTGTACGGTGCTGCCGTCGCTTCGCCCAATGACGGGGCTTCGGTGGGAGCGGGGTTGTTCGTCGGTGTGGTGTTCGTGGCGGTCGCCTATTTCCGGGACGTCTATGCCACGCACCGTCTGCTCAACATCGTCTGGCAGCTGCGTAAGGCGGTGTTTATCTGGCTGACGTCCCTGACGATCCTTGCCGTTGCGGCCTTCTTGCTGAAATCGACGGACAATCTATCCCGCGGCACCGTCATCGTGTTCGCTGTGATCGGCGGACTTGGCTTGATCAGCCTCCGCTTCGTCTGGCAGGCGGTGTTCGGCACGAGCTTTGCGAGAAGCCGGCTGGTCGATCGCAAGGTGATCCTGCTCAGCCTCAAGCCGCTCGACTTCACCTCGAGCCGCTTCAAGGACCTGCGGAGGAATGGCTTCGACGTGATGCGCCATTTCGTGCTCGGAGACGATCGGGATGACGGCCACTGGGAGCGGCAGATTCGCGACGTGATCCGTCAATCGCGCTCGGCTGACGTCGATGAATATCTGCTTGCGATCGACTGGAACGAATTGCCGATGCTCCGCAAGCTGGGGCCTTACTTACGCGCCGTCCCGCAGCCCATACGCCTGCTGCCGGACGACCCGGTCGCAGATCTCGTAGCCCGTCCGTTTCTGCCGGTCAGTGGAACCGTCGCGGTCGAAATCCAGCGGCCGCCTCTCACCATTCTCGAGCGGCTGCAAAAGCGCTGTTTCGACATTGGCGTGGCCCTGTTCGCACTTGTGATGCTGACACCGCTGCTGCTGACCGTCGCGGTGCTGATCAAGCTGGATTCCCCGGGAGCCGTCATATTCCGCCAGTCGCGCCGCGGCTTCAACGGTAGGCCGTTCGAGATCTGGAAGTTCCGGAGCATGACCGTTTGCGAGAACGGCGAAACGATTGCCCAGGCGACCAAACGGGATGCCCGGGTCACCAAGATCGGGCGCTTCCTTCGCATGACGAGCATCGACGAGCTGCCGCAGCTCTGGAACGTGCTGCGCGGTGATATGTCGCTGGTCGGCCCGCGGCCGCATGCGCTGGCCCATGACAATTATTATGACGAGCTGATCAGCAAGTACGTTTACCGGCACCACATGAAGCCGGGGCTGACGGGCTGGGCCCAGGTGAACGGGTTCAGAGGGGAGACGCCGACGATCGATCTGATGGAAAAACGGGTCGAGTACGACGTCTGGTACGTCAGCAATTGGAGTATCTGGCTCGACCTGAAGATCATGGCCCGCACGGCGTCCGCCGTGATGTTCCAGGAAGCCTACTGA
- a CDS encoding metallophosphoesterase family protein, with protein sequence MISLARPRPPIPKPQLPEGVRIYAISDIHGCAHLLEPMLRVIDADVTRSRPRYAIEVFMGDYIDRGPDTRATLDVLVERSRRGNAVFLKGNHEAFLVRVFEDPSLFEDWIAVGGAQTLMSYGLAPPDLKRDEPASIMRDLIRAMPTEHLEFLDDLRLSFSCGDFFFVHAGVRPGVPLAEQTERDLLWIREEFLRSEEQFGKYIVHGHTPVRSAEFMANRVNIDTGAYATGNLTLMSIQGSRMLAV encoded by the coding sequence ATGATATCTCTCGCCCGACCCCGCCCACCCATTCCCAAACCGCAATTGCCGGAGGGAGTCCGCATCTATGCGATCTCGGATATTCACGGATGCGCGCATCTGCTCGAGCCCATGTTGCGGGTGATCGACGCCGACGTGACCCGGAGCCGGCCGCGCTATGCGATCGAGGTCTTCATGGGCGATTACATCGATCGCGGCCCGGACACGCGCGCCACCCTCGACGTCCTGGTCGAACGGAGCCGGCGGGGAAACGCGGTCTTCCTCAAGGGAAACCACGAGGCGTTTCTCGTGAGGGTGTTCGAGGACCCCTCATTGTTCGAGGATTGGATTGCCGTCGGCGGAGCCCAGACGTTGATGTCCTACGGGCTCGCCCCGCCGGACCTGAAGCGCGACGAGCCGGCGTCGATCATGCGCGATTTGATTCGGGCAATGCCTACCGAACATCTGGAATTCCTCGACGATTTGCGGCTGAGCTTCAGTTGCGGGGACTTCTTCTTCGTTCACGCCGGCGTTCGCCCGGGCGTTCCACTTGCCGAGCAGACCGAGCGCGATCTGCTCTGGATTCGCGAAGAATTCCTGCGGAGCGAGGAGCAGTTCGGCAAATATATCGTGCATGGTCATACGCCGGTCCGCAGTGCGGAATTCATGGCGAACCGGGTCAACATCGACACCGGCGCCTATGCGACCGGCAACCTTACCCTGATGAGTATCCAGGGCAGCCGCATGCTCGCAGTGTGA
- a CDS encoding Wzz/FepE/Etk N-terminal domain-containing protein, whose protein sequence is MYQPREHFQSGHRFGIEFGGAVLSFERVADVLRRQWPIIAACTGAALALVMIYLLTAQPMYTANARIMMDTRQAQVLDKDSNANSALIDTGYVDSQVEVINSDDLILSVVRRLKLTDDPEFNGSSPGLLSVVLGKVMSLFSSGEAASQERLEHAVVEQVQKNLRTERVLTTYVLSMNYRSRSPDKAAKIVNAIANAYLVGALEAKYQSTKRATEWLQQRSFELSEQATASDRAVQTFKAENNIVGTSRGLMSEQQLSDLNTQLVQARASTAEAKARLDRINAISDQDVAQSTVTDALNNSVITRLRAQYLDLQAQYADWSRRYGKQHLAAVNLANKMEELRKNIADELHRIGDAYRSDYEIAKSREASLEKNVKELVAQAGDTGQAAVKLRDLESAADTYRNLYNSFLEKLQSATQNQSFPLSEARLISTATKPDRKSSPRTVLALVGGLVGGLCLGFGVAFGRELLSDVLRTPGEVEDELGVKCLGVLPDIRPPTTTGALLSSTSAKTSSADLSRYVVDHPFSRFAETLRNIKVSIDVARLTREIKVIGIVSSLPKEGKTTVAANFAQLIALTGHRTVLIDGDLHTRSLTRELAPNAKSGLVEALSDPASLGYHVQRSKETGLDFLPSVVASRMVNSADVIGSKAMAELLKVLREHYEYIVIDLAPVMPVADSKAVSMLIDAMVYVIEWGQTTRSALQESISGSEVLQKKLLGAVLNRANPKMLKRIEAYKGKHHNSYYVEHA, encoded by the coding sequence ATGTACCAACCCAGAGAACATTTCCAGTCGGGACACAGATTCGGCATCGAGTTTGGCGGAGCGGTCCTCAGCTTCGAGCGTGTGGCCGACGTGCTGCGCCGGCAGTGGCCGATCATCGCGGCGTGCACCGGCGCTGCGCTGGCCCTCGTCATGATCTATCTGTTGACGGCGCAACCGATGTATACGGCGAATGCCCGTATCATGATGGATACGCGTCAGGCGCAGGTGCTGGACAAGGACAGCAACGCCAACAGCGCCCTCATCGATACCGGCTACGTCGACAGCCAGGTCGAGGTCATCAATTCGGACGACCTGATTCTCTCGGTCGTCCGTCGCCTGAAGCTAACGGACGATCCGGAATTCAATGGCTCCAGTCCGGGCCTGCTGTCCGTCGTCCTCGGCAAGGTCATGTCGCTGTTCAGCTCCGGCGAAGCTGCGTCCCAGGAGCGTCTCGAGCACGCCGTGGTGGAGCAGGTTCAGAAGAACCTGAGAACGGAACGCGTCCTGACGACGTATGTCTTGTCGATGAACTATCGCTCGCGGAGCCCTGACAAGGCGGCCAAGATCGTCAACGCCATCGCCAATGCCTATCTCGTCGGCGCGCTGGAAGCCAAATATCAGTCCACCAAGCGGGCAACCGAATGGCTGCAGCAGCGCAGCTTCGAGCTGAGCGAGCAGGCAACCGCCAGCGACCGCGCCGTGCAGACCTTCAAGGCCGAAAACAACATCGTCGGGACCAGCCGCGGCCTGATGTCCGAGCAGCAATTGTCGGACCTCAACACCCAGCTGGTTCAAGCGCGGGCATCGACGGCCGAAGCCAAGGCCCGGCTCGACCGGATCAACGCGATTTCAGACCAGGACGTCGCACAATCGACGGTGACCGACGCTCTTAACAACTCGGTCATCACCCGCCTGCGCGCGCAATATCTAGACCTCCAGGCCCAGTATGCCGATTGGTCGAGGCGCTATGGCAAGCAACATCTTGCGGCGGTCAATCTGGCCAACAAGATGGAGGAGCTGCGCAAGAATATCGCCGACGAGCTGCATCGGATCGGCGATGCCTATCGCAGCGACTATGAGATCGCAAAGAGCCGGGAAGCCTCGCTCGAGAAGAACGTGAAAGAGCTCGTCGCCCAGGCCGGCGATACCGGCCAGGCCGCGGTCAAGCTGCGCGACCTCGAAAGCGCCGCGGACACCTACCGAAACCTCTACAACAGCTTCCTCGAGAAGCTGCAGAGCGCGACGCAGAATCAGAGCTTTCCGCTCAGCGAGGCGCGCCTGATCAGCACCGCCACCAAGCCGGATCGCAAGAGCTCGCCGCGCACGGTGCTGGCGCTGGTGGGAGGCCTGGTCGGCGGCCTCTGCCTCGGCTTCGGCGTCGCATTCGGACGCGAACTGCTCAGCGACGTCCTGCGGACCCCCGGCGAGGTCGAGGACGAGCTCGGCGTCAAGTGCCTCGGGGTCCTGCCCGACATTCGCCCGCCAACGACGACCGGCGCGTTGCTTTCGTCGACGTCGGCCAAGACGAGCTCAGCGGATCTGTCGCGCTACGTGGTCGATCATCCGTTCTCGCGGTTTGCCGAGACGTTGCGCAACATCAAGGTGTCGATCGACGTTGCGCGGCTGACCCGCGAGATCAAGGTGATCGGCATCGTATCTTCCCTTCCCAAGGAAGGAAAGACGACGGTGGCGGCCAACTTCGCGCAGCTGATCGCCCTCACCGGGCATCGTACGGTCCTGATCGACGGCGACCTGCACACGCGCTCGCTCACCCGCGAGCTCGCCCCCAATGCCAAGAGCGGATTGGTGGAGGCTCTCAGCGATCCGGCGAGCCTCGGCTACCATGTGCAGCGAAGCAAGGAGACGGGCCTGGACTTCCTGCCCTCCGTGGTGGCGTCCCGCATGGTCAATTCGGCCGACGTCATCGGATCGAAGGCAATGGCCGAGTTGCTCAAGGTGCTGAGAGAGCACTACGAGTACATCGTGATCGACCTTGCCCCGGTAATGCCGGTGGCGGACTCGAAGGCCGTCAGCATGCTGATCGACGCGATGGTCTACGTGATCGAATGGGGGCAGACGACACGAAGCGCGCTCCAGGAATCGATTTCCGGGTCGGAAGTCCTCCAGAAGAAGCTGCTCGGTGCCGTGCTCAACCGCGCCAACCCGAAGATGCTCAAGCGCATCGAGGCGTATAAGGGCAAGCATCACAACAGCTACTACGTCGAGCACGCCTAG
- a CDS encoding acyltransferase has translation MTELVHREKAHVLPLDSIRGIAATSVVIHHLLLMPTFLAAFPHNAWINCSFFRSSWLLVDLFFVLSGIVMSLSYVESDFGRFSLREFMVRRLARVYPLHIVMLMANLLFRLLRISLVMAGVVVAAPAAFEVNNAYSFGLNVLLLHSMGFIDYLSWNAPSWSISVEFYTYLVFGLIVLFAQRMRSLLWFYVLCGALAVASLVFIIFGLDKRSLGLQTDFGILRCFVSFFLGVLTVRIVDRLPAKPGPAVQGALQFVAMIASIVLVSLAETSPASTFLAPVTFAIFLGSLLAFPDALLVPRILVAKPLVWLGKRSYSIYMVHALVVLLAEYFVRAVGAGRIAALDSVWAGLPASLNLVVSLAAVLAVSHFTYLYVEIPGGKLMRNALGSRPDFSASPARQTN, from the coding sequence GTGACGGAGTTGGTTCATCGTGAGAAGGCGCATGTCCTGCCGCTCGACAGCATCAGGGGCATCGCTGCGACGTCGGTGGTGATTCACCATCTGCTGCTGATGCCGACGTTCCTCGCAGCGTTCCCGCACAATGCGTGGATCAACTGCTCCTTCTTCAGAAGCTCCTGGCTGCTGGTCGATTTGTTCTTCGTTCTCAGCGGGATCGTCATGTCGCTCAGCTACGTCGAGAGCGACTTCGGCCGCTTTTCGCTGCGTGAGTTCATGGTGCGGCGCCTGGCGAGGGTCTATCCGTTGCACATCGTCATGCTGATGGCCAATCTGTTGTTTCGCCTCCTGCGCATCAGCCTGGTCATGGCGGGCGTCGTCGTGGCCGCGCCGGCCGCCTTCGAAGTGAACAATGCCTATTCCTTCGGTCTCAACGTCCTGCTGCTGCATTCGATGGGGTTCATCGACTATCTCAGCTGGAACGCGCCAAGCTGGAGCATCAGCGTCGAATTCTACACCTATCTGGTGTTTGGCCTGATCGTCCTCTTTGCCCAGCGCATGCGGTCCCTGCTCTGGTTCTACGTGCTCTGCGGCGCGCTTGCGGTCGCAAGCCTGGTCTTCATCATCTTCGGGCTCGACAAGAGGAGCCTCGGGCTTCAGACCGATTTCGGCATCCTGCGCTGCTTCGTGAGCTTCTTTCTGGGCGTGTTGACGGTCAGGATCGTTGACCGCCTGCCGGCCAAGCCGGGCCCTGCCGTGCAGGGCGCGCTGCAATTCGTCGCCATGATCGCCAGCATCGTGCTGGTGTCCCTGGCGGAGACCAGTCCTGCGTCGACCTTCCTCGCGCCCGTGACGTTTGCGATCTTCCTCGGCAGCCTGCTCGCCTTTCCGGATGCGCTGCTGGTGCCGCGGATTCTGGTGGCCAAGCCGCTGGTCTGGCTCGGGAAACGTTCCTACTCGATCTATATGGTGCACGCCCTCGTGGTGCTGCTGGCCGAGTATTTTGTGCGGGCGGTCGGGGCGGGGCGCATCGCCGCGCTGGATTCGGTCTGGGCCGGTCTGCCGGCCTCGCTGAATCTCGTGGTCTCGTTGGCCGCCGTGCTGGCGGTCTCCCACTTCACCTATCTCTACGTCGAAATCCCAGGCGGAAAGCTCATGCGGAACGCGCTCGGAAGCCGGCCCGATTTCTCGGCGTCCCCCGCGCGGCAGACGAACTGA
- a CDS encoding acyltransferase, whose translation MHKRLAFIDTLRGIAVLSVLVQHVFEIIVEKHPTGAYYWPFHDVFGYYMNFGRFGVVLFFFVSGFVIPFSFPDSATPVRDFAISRFFRLYPAYWTSLVIGLVTMQLMDSKVYPLGQVAANVTMLQTFVNIPNLWVFYWTLAIELLFYVGCTILFAMGLLNQRFTAVAIVIAAALVGTTAALLAENRTVSSVMEVGLNLSAMFLGKIIRDTVIGGKLRWTHVAVCTLLYAIFAITLSDRRFGGVYHENFFYSYSIGSAYVGAALVFIGFAVFGERMAWRPMAFVGVISYSVYLMSPFVIVFIHRLVWFGDGPLGWSIFLALILALSLIVSWMTFTFVEKPSIAFGQRFRSARRKKVVLEPALSTQGAAE comes from the coding sequence ATGCATAAACGGCTTGCATTCATCGACACGCTGCGCGGCATTGCCGTGCTGTCGGTCCTGGTCCAGCACGTATTCGAGATCATCGTCGAAAAGCATCCGACGGGTGCCTATTACTGGCCCTTCCATGACGTGTTCGGCTACTATATGAATTTCGGCCGGTTCGGCGTCGTGCTGTTCTTCTTCGTCAGCGGCTTCGTCATTCCGTTCAGCTTTCCGGACAGCGCCACGCCGGTTCGGGATTTCGCGATCAGCCGCTTCTTCCGGCTCTATCCGGCCTACTGGACCTCGCTCGTGATCGGTCTCGTGACGATGCAGCTGATGGACTCGAAGGTCTATCCGCTGGGGCAGGTTGCTGCGAACGTGACGATGCTGCAGACCTTCGTGAACATCCCGAACCTCTGGGTGTTCTACTGGACGCTGGCGATCGAGCTGCTGTTCTATGTCGGATGCACCATCCTGTTTGCGATGGGGCTGCTGAACCAGCGCTTCACGGCCGTGGCGATCGTCATTGCCGCCGCGCTGGTCGGAACGACCGCTGCACTTCTGGCGGAGAACAGGACCGTTTCCTCGGTGATGGAGGTGGGGTTGAACCTGTCGGCGATGTTCCTGGGCAAGATCATCCGCGATACCGTCATCGGCGGAAAGCTGCGATGGACCCACGTGGCGGTCTGCACGCTGCTGTATGCGATCTTCGCCATCACCCTGTCCGACCGGCGCTTCGGCGGCGTGTATCACGAGAATTTCTTCTACAGCTATTCGATCGGATCGGCTTATGTCGGCGCCGCGCTGGTCTTCATCGGCTTCGCCGTGTTCGGCGAGCGAATGGCGTGGCGCCCGATGGCATTCGTCGGCGTGATCAGCTATTCGGTCTACCTGATGTCGCCCTTCGTGATCGTCTTCATCCATCGCCTCGTCTGGTTCGGCGATGGGCCGCTGGGATGGTCGATCTTCCTGGCGCTGATCCTGGCGCTGTCACTTATCGTCAGCTGGATGACGTTCACGTTCGTCGAGAAGCCCAGCATCGCCTTTGGACAACGGTTCCGCTCGGCGCGACGAAAGAAAGTGGTTCTCGAGCCTGCGCTCAGCACCCAGGGCGCCGCAGAGTGA